A genomic segment from Arcobacter sp. CECT 8986 encodes:
- a CDS encoding acyl-CoA dehydrogenase: protein METLIFILILLIFAFYAYPAILWFGFIGIYSLVFFDMSIAFWVVFAIMAIVVLNSEVRKHFFIKNLLNFIKSKNLVPSISKTEQEALEAGTNFIEEDFFKGEVDFDRVKNQKTIKLTQEEQSFLDNEVNELCKIESDWQIFQNRDLSEKSWDFIKSNKFFGMIIPKEYGGLGFSATAHSKIIEKLVSRSQVLAITVMVPNSLGPAELILKHGSQKQKDYYLPRLAIGQEVPCFALTEPNAGSDATSITSSGEIFKDSDGKLKIKLNFEKRYITLGNIATLIGLAFVLKDPNHLYSQEDELGITFALIDSKTKGVDNSNRHDPLGIPFVNSPLFGKDVIIDFENIIGGKEGIGKGWQMLVESLSIGRGISLPSVSLGGSKLALKVVNSYTQLREQFGLSINRFEGIEEKVAKIAAFTYLLNASRNYTLDAIDSDIKPAVINSVMKYHATEKFREIINDSMDILGGAAIIRGEKNLLAHAYFAIPISITVEGANILTRNLMQFGQGLIKSHPYLYKQVIAIKSNDIDSLDDALTNHIKSALSLSVKSFIYFVTRGLFIKTKGEFKNYKKRLIWASASFASLTNITLAILGANIKKKENISARLADILSWLYLITSTIREYENSAKKEDKVLVEYICEYGFYKIQEAKEDIVQNISILKFLSLFIRLNPIGTKPKDRLNRKIIDLLDDENNVNSLCDNLFMPEDENEILYKLQEALILQKDSIAVFERIKYAIKHETVKKSSFLNMVEESHNKGVITNEEYEKLKLLFEKRMEVINVDYFNDKAYKKQR, encoded by the coding sequence TTAATACTTTTAATTTTTGCATTTTATGCATATCCGGCAATATTATGGTTTGGGTTCATTGGCATATACTCTTTAGTATTTTTTGATATGAGTATTGCTTTTTGGGTTGTATTTGCCATAATGGCTATTGTTGTTCTAAACTCTGAAGTAAGAAAACACTTTTTTATAAAAAATTTACTTAATTTTATAAAGAGTAAAAACTTAGTTCCTAGTATTTCAAAAACAGAACAAGAAGCTTTAGAAGCAGGAACAAACTTTATTGAAGAAGATTTTTTCAAAGGTGAAGTAGATTTTGATAGAGTAAAAAATCAAAAAACTATAAAACTAACACAAGAAGAACAAAGCTTCTTAGATAATGAAGTTAATGAATTATGTAAAATAGAGAGTGACTGGCAAATCTTCCAAAATAGAGATTTAAGTGAAAAATCATGGGATTTCATAAAATCAAACAAATTTTTTGGAATGATTATTCCAAAGGAGTATGGAGGTTTAGGCTTTAGTGCAACTGCTCACTCTAAAATTATAGAAAAGCTTGTTTCACGTTCACAAGTTTTAGCGATTACAGTTATGGTACCAAATTCATTAGGACCTGCTGAACTTATATTAAAACATGGTTCGCAAAAACAAAAAGATTACTATCTTCCAAGATTAGCAATAGGCCAAGAAGTGCCTTGTTTTGCACTTACTGAACCAAATGCAGGAAGTGATGCAACTTCAATTACTTCTAGTGGTGAAATATTTAAAGATAGTGATGGAAAATTAAAAATCAAACTAAACTTTGAAAAAAGATATATAACATTAGGAAATATTGCAACATTAATAGGTCTTGCATTTGTTTTAAAAGATCCAAATCATCTATATTCACAAGAAGATGAATTAGGTATCACTTTTGCTTTAATTGATTCTAAAACAAAAGGTGTTGATAATTCAAATAGACATGACCCATTAGGAATTCCTTTTGTAAACTCACCTTTATTTGGTAAAGATGTAATAATTGATTTTGAAAATATCATTGGAGGAAAAGAAGGTATAGGAAAAGGTTGGCAAATGCTAGTTGAATCTCTTTCAATAGGAAGAGGAATATCTTTACCTAGTGTTAGTTTAGGTGGAAGTAAACTTGCATTAAAAGTTGTAAACTCTTATACTCAACTAAGAGAACAATTTGGATTAAGTATAAATAGATTTGAAGGAATAGAAGAAAAAGTTGCAAAAATAGCTGCATTTACATACTTACTAAATGCTTCTAGAAACTATACTTTAGATGCAATTGATTCTGATATTAAACCAGCTGTTATAAACTCAGTTATGAAATATCATGCCACTGAAAAATTTAGAGAAATAATAAATGACAGTATGGATATTTTAGGAGGAGCTGCAATAATAAGAGGAGAAAAAAATTTACTTGCTCATGCTTATTTTGCAATACCTATTTCTATTACTGTTGAAGGTGCAAATATCTTAACTAGAAATCTAATGCAGTTTGGACAAGGATTGATTAAATCTCATCCATACTTATACAAACAAGTTATTGCAATAAAAAGTAATGATATAGATTCATTAGATGATGCACTAACAAATCATATAAAATCTGCACTTAGTCTAAGTGTAAAATCATTTATATACTTTGTAACAAGAGGTCTTTTTATTAAAACAAAAGGTGAATTTAAAAACTATAAAAAAAGACTTATTTGGGCAAGTGCATCTTTTGCATCATTAACTAATATTACCCTTGCAATTTTAGGTGCAAATATAAAGAAAAAAGAGAATATTAGTGCAAGATTAGCAGATATTTTATCTTGGTTATATCTAATTACATCAACAATTAGAGAGTACGAAAATAGTGCAAAAAAAGAAGATAAAGTATTAGTTGAATATATTTGTGAATATGGATTTTATAAAATTCAAGAAGCAAAAGAAGATATTGTACAAAATATATCTATTCTAAAATTTTTAAGTCTATTTATTAGGTTAAATCCAATTGGAACAAAACCTAAAGATAGATTAAATAGAAAAATTATAGATTTACTTGATGATGAAAACAATGTAAATAGTCTATGTGATAACTTATTTATGCCAGAAGATGAAAATGAGATTTTATATAAGCTTCAAGAAGCACTTATTTTACAAAAAGATTCTATTGCAGTTTTTGAAAGAATAAAATATGCAATAAAACATGAAACAGTAAAAAAATCAAGTTTTCTAAATATGGTAGAAGAGTCACACAATAAAGGAGTAATTACAAATGAAGAGTATGAGAAATTAAAACTTCTATTTGAAAAAAGAATGGAAGTTATAAATGTTGATTATTTTAATGATAAAGCTTATAAAAAACAAAGATAA